The Segatella hominis genome includes a region encoding these proteins:
- a CDS encoding ORF6N domain-containing protein → MADNIEHQDKGELVANCDQLQNDEVVVTTPVESRIMSIRGKQIMIDRDLAELYGVETKRLNEAVKRNIERFPERFRFQLIKEEMAELVANCDRFNSLKHSTVRSYAFTEQGVAMLSTVLRSETAIRVSIRIMDAFVAMRRFMVTNAEVFQRLSTMEYHQLEMQQHQQETDKRIDEVFRRLDEGNAKPKQGVFYNGQVYDAYTFVSDLIKSAKKRIVLIDNYVDETVLTLLDKRDNNVSAIIYTQQISRQLQLDIDRHNAQYAPIDVETFRLSHDRFLCIDDDVYHIGASIKDLGKKWFGFSKMEILTPDELVERINKE, encoded by the coding sequence ATGGCAGATAATATAGAACATCAAGATAAAGGAGAACTGGTCGCAAATTGTGACCAGTTACAAAATGATGAAGTCGTAGTTACCACTCCTGTAGAAAGTCGAATAATGTCTATTCGTGGAAAGCAGATTATGATAGACAGAGACTTGGCTGAACTTTATGGAGTGGAAACTAAAAGATTAAACGAGGCTGTAAAACGTAATATAGAACGTTTCCCTGAGCGTTTCCGTTTTCAACTGATTAAGGAGGAAATGGCTGAACTGGTCGCAAATTGCGACCGGTTCAATAGTTTGAAGCACTCAACAGTTCGTTCATATGCTTTCACGGAGCAGGGAGTGGCTATGCTCTCCACTGTTCTTAGAAGTGAAACCGCAATTCGTGTAAGCATACGAATTATGGATGCATTTGTTGCAATGAGACGCTTCATGGTGACAAATGCAGAAGTTTTCCAACGTCTTTCAACAATGGAGTACCATCAACTGGAAATGCAGCAACATCAGCAAGAAACAGACAAACGCATAGACGAGGTGTTTCGCAGATTGGACGAGGGCAACGCAAAGCCGAAGCAGGGTGTGTTCTACAATGGGCAAGTTTATGATGCCTATACTTTCGTGTCCGACTTGATTAAGAGTGCGAAGAAACGTATTGTCCTTATCGACAACTATGTTGACGAGACTGTACTGACATTGCTCGATAAAAGAGATAATAACGTGTCTGCAATCATCTACACTCAGCAGATAAGCCGTCAGTTACAACTTGACATAGACCGTCATAATGCTCAATATGCACCGATTGATGTTGAAACATTCCGTTTATCACATGACCGCTTCCTTTGTATAGACGATGATGTGTATCATATAGGAGCATCCATAAAGGACTTGGGCAAAAAGTGGTTTGGCTTCTCAAAGATGGAGATTCTTACACCAGATGAATTGGTGGAACGAATCAACAAAGAGTAA
- a CDS encoding alpha/beta hydrolase-fold protein: MKSNLDILLMKRIVFLFSIVLMLCSCKSFEDHSNEKAVGTYKNGYILNLNKEIVATYRNGYVFSEKALGTPNDYGLGLEQDIYTTGKIDTLMLKSKYFDFKRKVFVYLPPFYPYFDANDFDVVYTTDAQTMEQFFMTCAWPLFQNKYKWFIVVGICSPQTETYSRQDDFLPNDSATIKSYDGHGGHSEKLMNFVKYELIPYIHSHYRTTERSLGVGHSLGASFMMQCLMNGNPFTDYFFLSPNLTFGNDKLMLASQFCNYKFDVNKRCYLFFSDAGEERLSHGWRAWKPAREMVYHYLDTQQLPSNIVWKRKSYLNYNHLTSFPMALHDAYQGYFDYIDSIKSLAPNDTTTLSKQVYRKHIEIVVKDAKQEVYITGNQKSLGMWNPGLIKLKHINDSIRAIDVDLHLPALFKFTLGSWKYEAGFENSYYGDNLEINNTERKNYRYILTEWMNIEDDENQ; this comes from the coding sequence ATGAAAAGCAATTTAGATATACTATTAATGAAACGGATAGTATTTTTATTTTCCATTGTTCTCATGCTTTGCTCATGCAAATCATTTGAAGACCACAGCAACGAAAAGGCAGTGGGTACTTACAAGAATGGGTATATCCTCAATCTAAACAAGGAGATTGTTGCGACATATAGAAATGGATATGTCTTTAGTGAAAAGGCGTTAGGAACTCCTAATGATTATGGTTTGGGGTTGGAACAAGACATATATACAACAGGAAAAATAGATACCCTAATGCTGAAATCAAAATATTTTGATTTCAAGCGTAAAGTGTTTGTATATTTGCCTCCTTTCTATCCTTATTTTGATGCAAATGACTTTGATGTGGTTTATACAACTGATGCACAAACAATGGAACAGTTTTTCATGACTTGTGCATGGCCTTTGTTTCAGAATAAGTATAAGTGGTTTATTGTTGTTGGTATATGCAGTCCACAGACAGAAACGTATAGTCGCCAAGATGATTTCTTGCCAAACGATAGCGCTACCATCAAGAGCTACGATGGACATGGAGGACATTCTGAGAAATTGATGAATTTTGTTAAGTATGAGTTGATACCTTATATCCATAGTCATTATAGGACTACAGAACGAAGCTTAGGTGTTGGGCATTCTTTGGGGGCTTCTTTTATGATGCAATGTCTCATGAATGGTAATCCATTTACAGATTATTTTTTTCTTTCTCCAAATTTGACTTTTGGCAATGATAAGTTGATGCTTGCCTCGCAATTTTGCAATTATAAATTTGATGTAAACAAGCGATGCTATCTCTTTTTCAGCGATGCGGGAGAAGAAAGACTGTCTCATGGGTGGAGAGCATGGAAACCTGCACGAGAAATGGTTTATCATTATCTTGACACCCAACAACTACCGAGCAACATTGTATGGAAAAGGAAATCATATTTGAATTATAACCATCTCACCTCATTCCCTATGGCTCTTCATGATGCCTATCAAGGGTATTTTGATTATATTGACTCTATCAAATCTTTGGCTCCAAACGATACGACTACGCTTTCAAAACAAGTATATCGTAAGCATATTGAGATTGTGGTAAAAGATGCCAAGCAAGAAGTTTATATCACAGGAAACCAAAAGTCCTTAGGTATGTGGAATCCAGGCTTGATTAAGCTAAAACATATTAATGACTCTATCCGCGCCATAGATGTTGATTTGCATTTGCCAGCATTATTTAAGTTTACTCTTGGAAGTTGGAAATACGAAGCAGGCTTTGAAAATTCCTATTATGGAGATAATCTTGAAATAAATAATACTGAGCGGAAGAACTATCGTTATATATTGACTGAGTGGATGAACATAGAAGATGATGAAAATCAATAA
- a CDS encoding clostripain-related cysteine peptidase — translation MRIKKILPFILLVFLFISCEKEDFEIETNNQRTVFMYLPWSTNLTSYFYNNISDMEEAIQEKGLENERIIVFLSTSPSESEMFEITLNNGSCKRTILKEYVNPSFTTEAGLTEILGDMKTFAPAESYSMIIGCHGMGWLPVVQSRSKAKEDFVYHWDFENVPMTRFFGGLTAEYQTNISTLAQSLSNNGLSMEYILFDDCYMSSLEVAYELRHVTNYMIACPTEVMVFGMPYSTIGKYLLSEKPDYKAICESFYQFYSNYQYPYGTLAVTDCSYLDELAELMKYIHSNYSFDSTQAINIQRMDGYSPVIFYDFGDYVQTLCGTDTEIYNNFKTLLEKVIPYKTHTKEFYTASRGPITVERYSGITTSEPSTNSKMVDYPKTSWCIDTH, via the coding sequence ATGAGAATAAAAAAAATATTGCCTTTTATACTATTGGTATTCTTATTTATTTCATGTGAAAAAGAAGACTTTGAAATAGAAACCAATAATCAAAGAACAGTTTTTATGTATCTCCCATGGTCAACAAATCTGACAAGTTATTTTTATAATAACATTTCTGATATGGAAGAAGCTATACAAGAAAAAGGATTAGAGAATGAAAGAATTATAGTGTTTTTATCTACAAGCCCTTCTGAATCGGAGATGTTTGAAATAACTTTAAATAACGGTTCGTGTAAAAGGACTATCTTAAAAGAATATGTAAATCCTTCTTTTACCACAGAAGCTGGTTTGACAGAGATTCTCGGAGATATGAAAACATTTGCTCCTGCTGAAAGTTATTCAATGATTATCGGTTGTCACGGCATGGGCTGGCTTCCTGTTGTACAAAGCCGTAGCAAAGCGAAGGAAGATTTTGTTTATCATTGGGATTTTGAGAATGTTCCTATGACACGTTTTTTTGGCGGATTAACAGCAGAATACCAAACAAACATAAGCACTCTTGCTCAAAGCTTATCTAATAACGGATTGTCAATGGAGTATATTCTATTTGATGATTGCTATATGTCATCGTTGGAAGTTGCCTATGAGTTACGCCATGTAACCAACTATATGATTGCCTGTCCAACAGAAGTGATGGTCTTTGGTATGCCATATTCCACAATAGGCAAATATCTCTTATCAGAAAAACCAGATTACAAAGCTATATGTGAGTCATTTTATCAGTTTTATTCTAACTATCAATATCCTTATGGAACGTTGGCTGTAACAGACTGCTCTTACTTGGATGAGTTGGCAGAACTAATGAAATATATTCACTCTAATTATTCTTTTGATAGTACACAAGCTATAAATATTCAACGTATGGATGGCTACTCCCCTGTGATATTCTATGATTTCGGAGATTATGTACAGACTTTATGTGGTACAGACACAGAAATATATAATAATTTTAAAACACTATTGGAGAAAGTTATCCCTTACAAAACTCATACCAAAGAATTCTACACGGCATCAAGAGGTCCTATTACAGTTGAAAGATATTCAGGAATAACAACCTCTGAACCAAGTACA